In Prunus dulcis chromosome 1, ALMONDv2, whole genome shotgun sequence, the following are encoded in one genomic region:
- the LOC117626192 gene encoding protein HEAT INTOLERANT 4-like, whose amino-acid sequence MRKGAKRKVSQREDNKENSTKPDNHKEHPSKATTRSKRVKASHPESEPEYLEEPRNLEDLWKAAFPVGTEWDQLDAVYRFKWDFSNLEQAFEEGGKLFGIGNNKVYLFGGTEPQQVPFKGKLEIVYIPIVVAVVSPCPPSDKIGIKSVQRETEEIVPMKEMKMDWVPYIPLDKRDRQVVEYGRKSPQIFVLGCTQRRAALKHMKIDRLKKFDYCLPYLMPIKEEELELSTEVDILFPAEPNPPVYCVFDWQFDEVEEFADDRIKEEELSADQKDAFMEFVKEKVRQQKRENREKKEARRQAFEKMSVEAKAAFENLKYYKFYPVQKADTPDISAVKASYINRYYNKAHEVL is encoded by the coding sequence ATGAGGAAAGGAGCTAAGAGGAAGGTCAGCCAGAGAGAAGACAATAAGGAAAACTCGACCAAGCCAGACAACCACAAAGAACATCCCAGCAAGGCTACCACTCGATCAAAGCGGGTCAAGGCCTCCCACCCCGAATCCGAGCCAGAGTACTTGGAGGAGCCCCGCAACTTGGAAGATCTCTGGAAGGCTGCTTTTCCTGTTGGGACAGAATGGGATCAATTGGACGCGGTGTACCGGTTCAAGTGGGATTTCTCAAATCTGGAACAAGCATTTGAAGAGGGGGGAAAGCTGTTTGGGATTGGGAACAACAAAGTCTATCTCTTTGGTGGTACGGAGCCTCAACAAGTTCCTTTCAAGGGTAAATTGGAAATTGTTTACATACCTATTGTGGTGGCTGTTGTATCTCCTTGCCCACCTTCTGATAAAATTGGGATAAAGTCAGTTCAGAGAGAGACTGAAGAAATAGTTCCAATGAAAGAGATGAAGATGGACTGGGTTCCATATATTCCTCTGGACAAGAGAGACCGCCAAGTTGTGGAATATGGGCGAAAATCTCCTCAAATATTTGTGTTGGGATGCACTCAGAGAAGGGCTGCTTTGAAGCACATGAAGATAGACCGTCTAAAGAAATTTGATTACTGCTTGCCATATTTGATGCCAATCAAGGAAGAGGAGCTTGAGCTGAGCACTGAGGTGGACATACTTTTCCCAGCAGAGCCAAATCCACCGGTTTACTGCGTATTTGATTGGCAGTTTGATGAAGTTGAGGAGTTTGCCGATGATCGGATAAAAGAAGAGGAACTATCTGCTGATCAAAAGGATGCCTTCATGGAGTTTGTCAAGGAGAAAGTACGCcagcaaaagagagagaatcgagagaaaaaggaagccCGCAGGCAAGCCTTTGAGAAAATGAGTGTGGAAGCTAAAGCAGCATTCGAAAATTTGAAGTATTATAAGTTCTATCCGGTGCAAAAAGCGGATACTCCTGACATATCAGCTGTTAAGGCTTCATACATCAATAGGTACTACAACAAGGCTCATGAGGTTCTCTGA
- the LOC117613286 gene encoding protein WEAK CHLOROPLAST MOVEMENT UNDER BLUE LIGHT 1-like: MEVVKTAEVMASPESSSSSHHDKHSGGDAPTNPEKHDRVGSESHLLTTDNSKLETTQSSSDGASVEQNLLLRADNPASSSSTIANGKLPIAEPASSGSSLEQNQLLPTDTPAPTSMITVNKTEKDTQDTPVADSGPRNVDHDSNSPSLEQNHLLPTDTSSSASITTVNKTDTDTLDTVVENSGPKKGNNVVTSATRSLPNIKVARSTVTKSEASYSPKSAKLAYVNNVVSSPNVKFASFSARKSGAIDSPKSAKNRGLIDTTAPFESVKEAVSKFGGIVDWKAHRIQTVERRKIVEQELEKAQEEIPEYRKQSEAAEKAKVQVLKELDSTKRFVEELKLNLERAQTEEQQAKQDSELAKLRVEEMEQGIADEASVAAKAQLEVAKARHMAAVTELKSVKEELEALHKEYASLVTEKDMAIKKAEEAISASKEVEKTVEELTIELIATKESLEAAHAAHLEAEEQRIGAVMAKEQDSLHWEKELKQAEEELQKISHQILSAKDLKSKLETASALLLDLKSELAAYMESRLKVESDGGHLKDELQEPGMKTHTDIQAAVASAKKELEEVKLNIEKAVAEVNCLKVAATSLKSELESEKSALATIGQREGMASVAVASLEADLEKTRSEIAVVQMKEKEAREKMVELPKELQQAAQEADQAKVLAEMAVEELRKAREEAEQAKAGASTMESRLLAAQKEIEAARASEKLALAAIKALQESEQARSSNDSPIGVTLSIGEYYELSKRAHEAEEQANARVAAANSQIEVAKESELRSLEKLDEVIQEMAARKEALKIAMEKAEKAKEGKLGVEQELRSWRADHEQQRKLGESGQAAVNPTKSPRASFEGRKESKNFDRAPSAVSSSPKYGLGSPIETNAPEAKHGKKKKKSFFPRIFMFLARRKAHQNKST; encoded by the exons ATGGAGGTTGTGAAAACTGCGGAAGTAATGGCTTCACCAGAATCTTCTTCATCCTCCCACCATGATAAACActctggtggggatgctccTACAAATCCAGAAAAGCATGACAGAGTTGGAAGCGAGAGTCATTTGTTAACGACGGACAACTCTAAATTAGAAACTACACAAAGTTCTTCTGATGGCGCATCTGTGGAACAAAATCTACTACTTCGGGCAGATAACCCAGCTTCTAGCTCATCAACAATAGCAAATGGTAAATTACCAATTGCAGAACCTGCTTCAAGTGGCTCCTCTCTGGAACAAAATCAACTTCTTCCAACAGATACCCCAGCCCCAACCTCAATGATTACAGTCAATAAAACCGAGAAAGATACTCAGGATACTCCGGTGGCAGATTCTGGTCCCAGAAATGTCGACCATGATTCAAATAGCCCATCTCTAGAACAaaatcatcttcttccaacagaTACTTCATCATCAGCTTCAATAACTACAGTCAATAAAACAGACACAGATACTCTGGATACTGTGGTGGAAAATTCTGGTCCTAAGAAAGGGAACAATGTTGTGACGTCCGCTACGCGTTCTCTGCCCAATATAAAGGTTGCCAGAAGTACTGTTACAAAATCTGAAGCCAGTTATTCTCCTAAGAGTGCGAAGCTGGCTTATGTAAACAATGTAGTGTCATCACCCAATGTAAAGTTCGCTAGCTTTTCTGCGAGAAAATCAGGAGCCATTGATTCTCCTAAGAGTGCAAAGAACAGAGGTCTTATTGATACAACTGCTCCTTTTGAATCCGTTAAAGAAGCTGTTTCCAAATTTGGAGGAATTGTTGATTGGAAAGCCCATAGGATCCAAACTGTGGAG AGACGCAAGATTGTGGAGCAAGAACTTGAGAAAGCACAGGAGGAGATTCCTGAGTATAGGAAACAATCAGAGGCTGCTGAAAAAGCAAAGGTTCAAGTATTGAAGGAGCTGGACAGCACTAAGAGATTCGTGGAAGAATTGAAGCTCAACCTGGAGAGAGCACAAACAGAAGAACAACAGGCAAAACAAGACTCAGAACTTGCCAAACTAAGGGTGGAAGAGATGGAACAAGGTATTGCTGATGAAGCTAGTGTTGCAGCCAAGGCACAGCTTGAGGTTGCTAAGGCGAGGCATATGGCTGCAGTGACAGAGCTGAAATCTGTTAAAGAGGAGCTGGAAGCACTGCACAAGGAATATGCTTCTTTAGTGACTGAGAAGGACATGGCTATTAAAAAAGCTGAAGAGGCCATTTCTGCATCCAAGGAAGTCGAGAAAACTGTGGAAGAACTGACTATTGAGCTGATTGCCACAAAGGAGTCATTAGAGGCTGCGCATGCTGCCCATTTGGAAGCAGAGGAGCAAAGGATTGGAGCAGTCATGGCCAAGGAACAAGATTCTCTTCACTGGGAGAAGGAGTTGAAGCAGGCAGAGGAGGAGCTTCAGAAAATTAGCCACCAAATTCTGTCAGCTAAGGATCTCAAGTCAAAACTAGAGACAGCCTCAGCCTTGCTACTTGATTTAAAATCTGAATTAGCTGCATATATGGAATCAAGATTGAAGGTGGAAAGTGATGGAGGACACTTGAAAGATGAGCTACAGGAACCAGGGATGAAAACTCATACCGATATACAAGCAGCAGTTGCTTCTGCAAAGAAGGAGCTTGAGGAAGTGAAGCTCAACATAGAGAAAGCAGTTGCTGAAGTAAATTGCTTGAAGGTGGCTGCCACATCATTAAAATCGGAACTTGAAAGTGAGAAATCAGCTCTTGCCACCATTGGGCAGAGAGAAGGAATGGCATCGGTGGCTGTTGCATCTCTTGAAGCTGACCTGGAGAAGACTAGGTCTGAAATAGCTGTTGTTCAGATGAAGGAGAAAGAAGCCAGAGAGAAGATGGTGGAGTTACCCAAAGAATTACAGCAAGCAGCACAAGAGGCTGACCAGGCAAAGGTACTTGCTGAAATGGCTGTTGAAGAGCTTCGCAAGGCAAGGGAAGAAGCAGAGCAAGCAAAGGCTGGAGCGAGTACTATGGAAAGTAGATTACTCGCAGCACAAAAGGAAATAGAGGCGGCAAGGGCTTCGGAAAAGTTGGCGTTAGCAGCAATTAAAGCTTTGCAAGAGAGTGAACAAGCTAGAAGCAGCAATGATTCACCCATTGGGGTAACACTTTCTATAGGGGAGTATTATGAGCTCAGCAAACGGGCCCATGAGGCAGAAGAACAGGCAAACGCAAGAGTTGCAGCCGCAAATTCCCAAATCGAAGTGGCCAAAGAGTCTGAGCTGAGAAGCTTGGAAAAGTTGGATGAAGTGATTCAGGAAATGGCTGCGAGAAAAGAAGCACTCAAGATCGCAATGGAGAAGGCTGAGAAGGCCAAGGAAGGGAAGTTGGGTGTTGAACAGGAGCTGAGAAGTTGGAGGGCTGACCATGAGCAACAAAGAAAGCTTGGTGAATCTGGCCAGGCAGCAGTAAATCCTACTAAAAGCCCAAGGGCTAGTTTTGAGGGAAGGAAAGAATCTAAGAACTTTGATCGGGCGCCTTCTGCTGTGTCTTCAAGCCCCAAGTATGGACTTGGAAGCCCCATTGAAACTAATGCGCCAGAAGCAAAGcatggaaagaagaagaagaagtccTTCTTCCCACggatttttatgtttttggcCAGAAGAAAGGCGCATCAAAACAAGTCAACGTAG